One window of Thiomicrorhabdus lithotrophica genomic DNA carries:
- a CDS encoding NGG1p interacting factor NIF3 has product MYKVVFFVPESHLENVKTAMFSVGAGLIGNYDCCAWQIKGEGQFRALEGSQAFIGKLNQLEKVEEFRVELVCPEMHIKAAIQALIEAHPYETPAFEVLKMIDVFSS; this is encoded by the coding sequence ATGTATAAAGTTGTTTTTTTTGTACCAGAAAGTCATTTAGAAAATGTTAAAACGGCCATGTTTTCAGTTGGTGCAGGTTTGATTGGAAATTATGATTGTTGCGCTTGGCAGATAAAAGGGGAAGGGCAGTTTAGAGCTTTAGAGGGAAGTCAGGCTTTTATAGGAAAGCTCAACCAGTTAGAAAAAGTTGAGGAATTTCGGGTTGAATTAGTTTGTCCTGAGATGCATATAAAAGCCGCAATTCAGGCCCTAATAGAAGCCCATCCTTATGAGACGCCAGCTTTTGAAGTACTAAAAATGATTGATGTCTTTTCTAGTTAA
- the trxB gene encoding thioredoxin-disulfide reductase, translated as MATKHCKLLILGSGPAGYSAAVYAARANLEPVIITGMQQGGQLTTTTEVDNWPGDPEGLTGPDLMQRMQQHAERFGTEILFDHIHTAELNEKPFKLIGDSGEYTCDALIIATGASAKYLGMESEEAFKGKGVSACATCDGFFYRNQKVAVIGGGNTAVEEALYLSNIAAEVTIVHRRDSFSSEKILAKHIQEKAENGNINIEFNSTLDEVLGNNMGVTGLRLKSTETGKTKEIDVAGVFIAIGHTPNTGIFDGQLEMVNGYVKVQSGLQGNATQTSIPGIFAAGDVMDQIYKQAITSAGAGCMAALDAEKYLDNL; from the coding sequence ATGGCCACAAAACATTGCAAATTATTAATTTTAGGTTCAGGTCCTGCGGGTTATTCGGCTGCTGTTTATGCGGCTAGAGCGAATCTAGAGCCAGTTATTATTACTGGTATGCAGCAAGGTGGACAGCTAACAACAACCACTGAAGTTGATAACTGGCCTGGAGATCCAGAAGGTTTAACAGGCCCTGATTTAATGCAACGTATGCAGCAGCATGCCGAGCGTTTTGGTACTGAAATTTTATTTGATCATATTCATACGGCTGAATTGAATGAGAAACCGTTTAAGTTAATTGGTGATTCTGGCGAGTACACTTGTGATGCATTAATTATCGCAACCGGAGCTTCAGCTAAGTATCTAGGTATGGAATCTGAAGAAGCCTTTAAAGGTAAAGGTGTTTCTGCTTGTGCAACTTGTGATGGATTCTTCTATCGTAATCAAAAAGTAGCCGTAATTGGTGGTGGTAACACCGCGGTTGAAGAAGCGTTATATCTTTCTAACATTGCTGCTGAAGTCACCATTGTTCACCGTCGCGACTCTTTCTCTTCTGAGAAAATTTTAGCTAAACACATCCAAGAAAAAGCTGAAAACGGCAACATCAACATTGAATTCAACTCTACTTTAGATGAAGTGCTTGGTAACAACATGGGTGTAACAGGTTTGCGCTTAAAAAGCACTGAAACTGGTAAGACTAAAGAAATTGATGTTGCAGGTGTGTTCATTGCAATTGGTCACACACCCAATACAGGTATTTTTGACGGCCAGCTTGAAATGGTAAATGGTTACGTTAAAGTTCAAAGCGGACTTCAAGGTAATGCGACACAAACCTCAATTCCTGGCATCTTTGCCGCAGGTGATGTTATGGACCAAATCTACAAGCAAGCTATCACTTCTGCAGGTGCGGGTTGTATGGCAGCACTTGATGCTGAAAAGTATTTAGACAACCTATAA
- a CDS encoding FKBP-type peptidyl-prolyl cis-trans isomerase: MKKILFLSLGLFASQNAIAADPLATTEQKASYTLGSDLAKNFTQQGLNIDIKAFTLGLEDAINKRESRLTEEEMMKAITEVKKSMMQKQLAERKTQGEANAKEGKAFLAENAKKPGVKTLDNGIQYKVIKEGKGNSPTDEDTIFAHYQGSFIDGTVFDSSYQRGTPLKFQMGNVIKGWGEVLKNMKPGDKWETVIPAELAYGEKGAGESIGPNKTLLFTIELIQFDKGE; this comes from the coding sequence ATGAAAAAGATTCTTTTTTTATCATTAGGCTTATTTGCATCTCAAAATGCAATTGCGGCTGATCCTTTAGCCACCACCGAACAAAAAGCCAGTTACACCTTAGGCAGCGACCTAGCAAAAAACTTCACTCAACAAGGTTTAAATATCGACATTAAAGCCTTTACCCTTGGTCTAGAAGACGCTATCAACAAACGCGAGTCACGCTTAACTGAAGAAGAAATGATGAAAGCCATCACTGAAGTTAAAAAAAGTATGATGCAAAAACAACTTGCTGAGCGTAAAACACAAGGTGAAGCAAACGCTAAAGAAGGCAAAGCGTTTTTAGCTGAAAATGCTAAAAAACCAGGCGTTAAAACACTTGATAACGGTATTCAGTACAAAGTAATCAAGGAAGGCAAAGGAAACTCTCCTACAGACGAAGATACTATATTCGCTCACTACCAAGGTTCATTTATTGATGGAACCGTATTTGATAGCTCTTACCAGCGTGGTACACCACTGAAGTTCCAAATGGGTAACGTCATTAAGGGTTGGGGAGAAGTCCTTAAAAACATGAAGCCTGGCGATAAATGGGAAACAGTTATTCCTGCTGAATTAGCCTATGGTGAAAAAGGTGCTGGTGAAAGCATTGGACCAAACAAAACACTACTATTCACTATTGAATTAATTCAATTTGATAAAGGTGAATAA